A genomic window from Gambusia affinis linkage group LG16, SWU_Gaff_1.0, whole genome shotgun sequence includes:
- the LOC122846460 gene encoding uncharacterized protein C14orf132, with protein MDLSFMAAQIPVMTGAFMDSSPNDDYSGEHSLFNSSASVNAAASAASVHGQPEEQQSMSSDAIWLWIAIIATIGNIVVVGIVYACTF; from the exons atggatCTGTCCTTCATGGCCGCGCAG ATCCCAGTCATGACTGGGGCCTTCATGGACTCCTCACCCAACGACGACTACAGCGGCGAGCATTCGCTCTTCAACTCTTCGGCGAGCGTCAACGCGGCGGCCTCGGCCGCCTCGGTGCACGGCCAGCCGGAGGAGCAGCAGTCCATGTCCAGCGACGCCATCTGGCTGTGGATCGCCATCATTGCGACTATAGGGAACATAGTGGTGGTGGGCATCGTCTACGCCTGCACGTTCTGA